A portion of the Burkholderia pseudomultivorans genome contains these proteins:
- a CDS encoding AraC family transcriptional regulator, whose protein sequence is MANQPTMRDVCAIGRDGRRVDWPLPAKWKKQSVTPRFASVASDRYTACASEIVDLETTGPIFGMHLRPPAALEMRIDDKGWTPHAVRAPLAYVPPGFAFSSRWSSDIEWITVHFDAAWLARAGLQAGGHTIPSLPHLDLNDDLLMQIVRSIHEDAVAGAPLGPTYVETLGAAALGRMAYLESTRQAREYTHARAMQAAVEYIRDNFREPLTLVALAEAVGYPGDLYAFIRSFKKAHRLTPHQYIIETRLQAARDLIERGRSDVTEAALACGFSTTSHFSATFRKRWGFSPSGLKPRAASVMRAAATGSTDR, encoded by the coding sequence ATGGCGAATCAGCCGACGATGCGCGACGTGTGTGCGATCGGCCGCGACGGGCGACGGGTCGACTGGCCGCTGCCCGCGAAATGGAAAAAGCAGTCGGTCACGCCCCGGTTTGCGAGCGTGGCAAGCGATCGCTACACCGCGTGCGCATCGGAGATCGTCGACCTCGAGACGACCGGGCCGATCTTCGGCATGCACCTGCGGCCGCCCGCGGCACTCGAGATGCGCATCGACGACAAGGGCTGGACGCCGCACGCCGTGCGCGCGCCGCTGGCCTATGTGCCGCCCGGCTTCGCGTTTTCCAGCCGGTGGTCGAGCGATATCGAGTGGATTACCGTCCACTTCGACGCGGCGTGGCTCGCGCGCGCCGGCCTGCAGGCCGGCGGGCACACGATCCCGTCCCTGCCCCATCTCGACCTGAACGACGATCTGCTGATGCAGATCGTGCGCAGCATCCACGAAGACGCGGTCGCGGGCGCGCCGCTCGGGCCGACCTACGTGGAAACGCTGGGCGCGGCCGCGCTGGGCCGCATGGCGTATCTGGAATCGACGCGGCAGGCGCGCGAATACACGCACGCGCGCGCCATGCAGGCGGCCGTCGAATACATCCGCGACAACTTCCGCGAGCCGCTGACGCTCGTCGCGCTGGCCGAAGCCGTCGGCTATCCCGGCGACCTGTACGCGTTCATCAGAAGCTTCAAGAAGGCCCACAGGCTGACGCCGCATCAATACATCATCGAGACCCGCCTGCAGGCCGCCCGCGACCTGATCGAGCGCGGCCGCAGCGACGTGACCGAGGCCGCGCTCGCATGCGGCTTTTCGACCACGAGCCATTTTTCGGCGACGTTCCGCAAGCGCTGGGGATTTTCGCCGTCCGGGCTCAAGCCGCGTGCCGCGA
- a CDS encoding enolase C-terminal domain-like protein gives MRITDIREHTIPVSRHADPALPSGGLTTSLVAIVTDVVRDGGPVVGYGYASVGRYGQGGLIRERFAPRLLAAADALADDAGTNLDPFRAWRAMMAGEKPGGHGERCVAVGALDMAIWDAAAKIAGQPLQRFLAERLARSAAPRVRVYAGGGYRYPHDDAARLADEMRRIVDLGYTHAKIKIGGVDPDLDRRRIDAAAAQLADSSHLAVDAMNGYDATTAPAAATMLAPFDLWWFEDICDPLDLALHADVAAHYAPPIAAGEALFSVAEAKLLDRYGGLRADRDFLVFDPVHCYGLPGYLQIVDHFVSRGWRRDAFWPHGGHLFSLHVVAALGLGGAEINPFAFHPFRGLADGDTVDAGYAVVPQAPGIGFELHAAAHAVFRAIAGR, from the coding sequence ATGCGCATCACCGACATTCGCGAACATACGATCCCGGTTTCCCGCCATGCCGATCCGGCGCTGCCGTCCGGCGGCCTGACGACGAGCCTCGTCGCGATCGTCACCGACGTCGTGCGCGACGGCGGTCCGGTCGTCGGATACGGCTATGCGTCCGTCGGCCGCTACGGACAGGGCGGCCTGATCCGCGAACGCTTCGCGCCGCGCCTGCTGGCCGCCGCCGATGCGCTCGCCGACGACGCCGGCACGAATCTCGACCCGTTCCGCGCCTGGCGCGCGATGATGGCCGGCGAGAAGCCCGGCGGGCACGGCGAGCGGTGCGTCGCGGTCGGCGCGCTCGACATGGCGATCTGGGATGCCGCCGCGAAGATCGCCGGCCAGCCGCTGCAGCGCTTCCTGGCCGAGCGGCTCGCGCGTAGCGCCGCGCCACGCGTGCGCGTGTACGCGGGCGGCGGCTATCGCTATCCGCACGACGATGCGGCGCGCCTCGCCGACGAGATGCGCCGCATCGTGGACCTCGGCTATACGCACGCGAAGATCAAGATCGGCGGCGTCGATCCCGATCTCGACCGGCGCCGCATCGACGCTGCCGCCGCGCAACTGGCCGACAGTTCGCACCTCGCGGTCGATGCGATGAACGGCTACGACGCGACGACCGCACCAGCGGCCGCGACGATGCTCGCGCCGTTCGATCTGTGGTGGTTCGAGGATATCTGCGATCCGCTCGACCTGGCGCTGCACGCCGACGTGGCCGCGCACTACGCACCGCCGATCGCGGCCGGCGAGGCGCTGTTCTCGGTCGCGGAGGCGAAGCTGCTCGATCGCTACGGCGGCCTGCGCGCAGACCGCGATTTCCTCGTGTTCGATCCGGTGCACTGCTACGGACTGCCGGGCTATCTGCAGATCGTCGATCATTTCGTGTCGCGCGGCTGGCGGCGCGACGCGTTCTGGCCGCACGGCGGTCATCTGTTCTCGCTGCACGTCGTGGCCGCGCTCGGGCTCGGCGGCGCGGAGATCAATCCGTTCGCGTTTCATCCGTTCCGCGGGCTGGCCGACGGCGATACGGTCGACGCGGGCTACGCGGTCGTGCCGCAGGCGCCGGGCATCGGTTTCGAGCTTCATGCGGCCGCGCATGCGGTGTTTCGCGCGATAGCCGGCCGCTGA
- a CDS encoding DMT family transporter, with the protein MSPIQSAWLLLGVSVLAEVLGSIGLKYSAGFTRPVPSVATVVCYACAVWLMALATRRLEMGLAYASWAAASTAATALIGIVCFDESASSLKLAGIALTVCALVALNLGDGAAR; encoded by the coding sequence GTGTCCCCGATCCAGTCTGCCTGGCTGCTGCTGGGCGTCAGCGTCCTCGCCGAAGTGCTCGGCTCCATCGGCCTCAAATACTCCGCCGGTTTTACCCGCCCTGTGCCGTCCGTCGCGACCGTCGTCTGCTATGCGTGCGCGGTCTGGCTGATGGCGCTCGCCACCCGGCGGCTCGAAATGGGGCTCGCCTATGCGAGCTGGGCGGCCGCGAGCACGGCCGCCACGGCCCTGATCGGCATCGTCTGCTTCGACGAATCCGCATCGTCGCTGAAACTCGCTGGCATCGCGCTGACCGTCTGCGCGCTCGTCGCGCTCAATCTCGGCGATGGGGCGGCGCGATGA
- a CDS encoding LysR substrate-binding domain-containing protein, which yields MDLKQLRYFVKVVECGNVTHASEALHIAQPAVSQQIRNLEQDLGMQLLERSVRGVAPTAAGRTLYRHALELLRQADGTRELLRRDADTPQGRVTVGMPSSTARVLAIPLARAVRDRYPGIMLELIEAPSADLDTLLERARLDLAIVVDAVDTRGIATRRLLTETLYLITWPEFPVPDDPVPLDAIAKMPLVLPSAPNTIRNRVDWAMREAGLSYEIRFEASSTGLLFAAVMAQLGVTILPWTAAHTEIDECKLKLSTVAHRLFVRDLSLCWHDTALVSNAVQKVKAEIVGLFDTLGQRPEWADGRAAHR from the coding sequence ATGGACCTGAAGCAACTGCGCTACTTCGTGAAAGTCGTCGAATGCGGCAACGTCACGCATGCGAGCGAGGCGCTGCATATCGCGCAGCCTGCGGTGAGCCAGCAGATCCGCAATCTCGAGCAGGACCTCGGGATGCAGCTGCTCGAACGCAGCGTGCGCGGCGTCGCGCCGACGGCCGCGGGCCGCACGCTGTACCGGCATGCGCTCGAGCTGCTGCGTCAGGCCGACGGCACGCGCGAATTGCTGCGCCGCGACGCCGACACGCCGCAGGGCCGCGTGACGGTCGGCATGCCGTCGAGCACGGCGCGCGTGCTGGCGATCCCGCTCGCGCGCGCGGTGCGCGACCGCTATCCGGGCATCATGCTGGAGCTGATCGAGGCGCCGAGCGCCGATCTCGACACGCTGCTCGAACGCGCGCGGCTCGATCTCGCGATCGTCGTCGACGCGGTCGACACGCGCGGCATCGCGACCCGCCGGCTGCTGACGGAAACGCTCTACCTGATCACCTGGCCGGAGTTTCCGGTGCCGGACGATCCCGTGCCGCTCGACGCGATCGCGAAGATGCCGCTCGTGCTGCCGAGCGCGCCGAACACGATCCGCAACCGTGTCGACTGGGCGATGCGCGAAGCCGGGCTGTCGTACGAGATCCGCTTCGAGGCGAGTTCGACCGGACTGCTGTTCGCGGCCGTGATGGCGCAGCTCGGCGTGACGATCCTGCCCTGGACGGCCGCGCACACCGAGATCGACGAGTGCAAGCTGAAGCTGTCGACGGTCGCGCACCGGCTGTTCGTGCGCGACCTGTCGCTGTGCTGGCACGACACGGCGCTCGTCAGCAATGCGGTGCAGAAGGTGAAGGCCGAGATCGTCGGCTTGTTCGACACGCTCGGCCAGCGGCCGGAATGGGCGGACGGCCGGGCGGCGCATCGGTGA